CATATGTGACGACACCATAATAAGTAAATTAAAATAAGAATTGTCTAGCAGCATGCCATTTATAGGGTTTGGTTATAATAGCTTGGCAAATTATTGTAGTAATGGCTGCTAGTAAAATCGGTTATAAAAAAACGATAACCATAACGAAAGGATTCAGTTATAAAGACGTTACACTGCTAAGGCTTAAACTGTCAACTGAAAATGATTGACCGTATGTCAAAAGCACTTGCATATCCTTCGCTTATGGAGACGAAAAAACAATTTGCTACCTTTTAGCAATTTTTATAGGCTCTTTTGCATCTGTAGCACCCATTGCTCAAGCTTTTCTTTGAGCGCTAATAAATCGCTCTCAATCAATTTTTGCTCATACGCAGGATTGGTCGCAGGGCGTACATAAGCGATATCTTCCCAATAAATCACAATGCTATTAGCTTTAGTCAATAAACCCTTTACATAGGGCTCAATACTGACTGGCAAATCCAGTGGTATCTTGTCCAAACTGATATTGGTCTTCTTAACAATCGTATGCGTATTGCTTTGATTAGCACGAATAGCACTTGGCACAGTGAGCGTGAGCTCATCTTTAGTCGTATCAACAAAATTATTATCTGGTCGCCATTGTCCATCGATCATTTGATAGCGTGTATAAGGCAGATGCGTATCTTCTAATATTAAGCCATACTGACCCATCATCCCGCGACCATACTCGTTGTCTTTGCCCTTTATCCAGTCAGGACAAGCTACTAGCTTTGGATTGAGCTGCAATCGACGCGCGGTCATACGCAGCTTATCTAAACGCTGATCGATACCGCTCGGCTTGAGCGCCATCATACTCCCTAATACGAATAGTACAATGATAATAACAATCCACATACCCATGACAATCTGACCTTTTAGCTAATGAATTCGCTCATAACAGCGTTTATTTATATATATGACTGACATTGATAACTGTATTTATAATGCATGTAAGCCCTCAAAAACCAAGCAAAATAGATAGCATGTACATAAATTACCGTTTGGTAGATTCTATATTATCATGAGACAAGCAAACGGCTCACCTACAAAGCGGCTGATATTTATAGTGGTATATCAAATACTTAGTACAGAAAACAACTCATCCAATAACAAGATACAAAAAGTCGTGCATATAAAAAGGTGCTATGATAAACCATAATTTCAAACGCGCGCAGGTTTATTATGAATAATCTTATTAACCATTATTCATTAACAAAGGCTATTTTGCTTAACCCCGCTTGACTAGCCGCCGCCAACACTTGGGCGACCGTATCATATTTACTGTCTTTATCCGCACGTAGCTGTACAGAAGGGTCTTTACCAGTGGCACTTTGCTGCTGCAAACGTACTGCTAGCTCCTCCATAGTAATAGGGTCGCTGTCCCAAAATATGCCTGCGTCTTTGTCAATACTGATTTGAATCGCCTCGGGCGGGATTTCATTTAACGTCGCACTGGTCTTTGGCAAATCTAATGGCACCGCTGGATTCAGTACGCTAGCCGTCAGCAAAAAGATAATCATCAATACCAGCATGATATCAATCAGCGGAATGAGGTTCATCTCATTCATGCTTTGACTATCATCATCACCCAATTGAAATGCCATAATATTCTCAAATTGATGGTTGTTGTGTAGCTGATAGCTCAGCAGATTGCGCCAGCAAGTCATGGGCGCGATCATTGGCATGGTACATGACGCTGCGATTAATACGTACCGCAAGGTTATAGAACACCACCGCTGGAATCGCCACGGCTATTCCTAAACCGGTCATGATAAGTGCCTCACCTACCGGTCCCGCTACCTGCCCAAGTCCCGCTTGTCCGCTCATACCAATATTATGCAGGGCATGAAAAATACCCCATACTGTCCCAAACAGACCAATAAATGGCGCAATCGCCGCCGTCGTACCCAGGATAGGTAAACCACGCTCGCTGGAAAAACGGTAACGACCAATGTGCTTTAGTAAGGTTTGCTCAGTAATCAGGCGCCGCGTCGCGGCATCTGCTACGCTTAAATCTGAGCGCTTTGCCTGCAGCTGCTGGCTCAAATCATCGGCAAC
This window of the Psychrobacter arcticus 273-4 genome carries:
- a CDS encoding MotA/TolQ/ExbB proton channel family protein: MDFTNYWQYSDAVTRTLFFLLLALSIVSWVTGIIRVLQSRKLVTTVADDLSQQLQAKRSDLSVADAATRRLITEQTLLKHIGRYRFSSERGLPILGTTAAIAPFIGLFGTVWGIFHALHNIGMSGQAGLGQVAGPVGEALIMTGLGIAVAIPAVVFYNLAVRINRSVMYHANDRAHDLLAQSAELSATQQPSI
- a CDS encoding ExbD/TolR family protein, giving the protein MAFQLGDDDSQSMNEMNLIPLIDIMLVLMIIFLLTASVLNPAVPLDLPKTSATLNEIPPEAIQISIDKDAGIFWDSDPITMEELAVRLQQQSATGKDPSVQLRADKDSKYDTVAQVLAAASQAGLSKIAFVNE